From Aquisalimonas asiatica, the proteins below share one genomic window:
- the thiD gene encoding bifunctional hydroxymethylpyrimidine kinase/phosphomethylpyrimidine kinase, giving the protein MGTQTHGRVLIIAGSDSGGGAGIQADIKAVTALGGYAMTAITALTAQNTEGVHDVHPVPSPFLRWQIDVVVEDLGVDAIKTGMLHDADTIDCVVDLMRASGAGVPLIVDPVMVAQSGASLLDSGAVGAMVERLLPHAALLTPNLPEAEALLGRAVPDEAAMEQAARDLQAMTGGAVLLKGGHLPGNALRDVLIGPDGRTRRFQHARIHTRHTHGTGCTLASAIATGIAQGMPLDHAVARARDYLLEAIRTAPGLGAGGGPVNHCHTVRGG; this is encoded by the coding sequence ATGGGAACGCAGACGCACGGGCGCGTCCTCATCATCGCGGGTTCCGATTCCGGCGGCGGCGCCGGTATTCAGGCAGACATCAAGGCGGTGACAGCGCTGGGTGGGTACGCCATGACGGCGATTACGGCGCTCACCGCCCAGAACACCGAGGGCGTGCACGACGTCCACCCGGTCCCGTCCCCCTTTCTGCGATGGCAGATCGACGTGGTGGTGGAAGACCTGGGCGTGGATGCCATCAAGACGGGGATGCTGCACGATGCCGACACCATCGACTGCGTGGTGGACCTGATGCGGGCGTCGGGCGCCGGTGTGCCACTGATCGTGGATCCGGTCATGGTGGCTCAGAGTGGTGCCAGCCTTCTCGACTCCGGCGCCGTGGGCGCGATGGTGGAGCGGTTGCTGCCCCACGCGGCCCTGCTGACACCGAATCTCCCCGAAGCGGAGGCATTGCTGGGGCGTGCAGTCCCGGATGAGGCAGCCATGGAACAGGCTGCCCGGGATCTGCAGGCCATGACCGGCGGCGCGGTATTGCTCAAGGGAGGGCACCTGCCCGGTAATGCGTTGCGGGACGTGCTCATCGGCCCCGACGGGCGCACACGGCGGTTTCAGCACGCCCGCATTCACACCCGGCATACACACGGCACCGGGTGCACGCTTGCGTCGGCCATCGCCACCGGCATCGCCCAGGGAATGCCGCTCGACCACGCGGTCGCCAGGGCCCGGGACTACCTGCTCGAGGCGATCCGCACCGCGCCCGGGCTGGGTGCCGGTGGCGGTCCGGTGAACCACTGTCACACCGTTCGCGGCGGCTGA